The Meiothermus cerbereus DSM 11376 sequence ATCGCACCGCAGAAACCGAGTTATACCGGATTCAAAAAGATACTCTTCAAACAAAAAACATCAAGGGGCTATCTTTTTGAATCCTAGAGCACTCCCTTCGGTCGGGTTAGTTCGTCACCGTTCGGTGACGAACTAACCGAATCTGGTATTAGGCCATGACGCGGTACGAGCAGGCCTCCCCTGCCCTATTACAAGATTACAAGGCCCCACCCCGGCTTCACCAGGATGGGGCCTCGCTTGTGCTGGGTATGCGCGGGCTAGTTCCGCAGGGGCTTGCCGGTCTTGAGGGTGTGGGCGATGCGCTCCTGGGTCTTCTTGGTGCCTAAGAGCTTCAGGAAGCCCTCGCGCTCTAAGTCCAGGATGTCCTGCTCGGTTACTTCGCGGGCTGGCCCATCGCCGCCGCACAGCACATAGGCCACCGCATTCCCCACCACCACGTCATGCTCGCTGGCCTGCTTGGCTTCCTGGAACTGCCACAGCGCATAGCGCAGGTTGCCCAGGGCATCTTTGCCCAAGGCACGAATCTTGGCGGGGGGTTGCGGGACGAAGTCGGGGGCCATAAAGAGCACCCGGCGCTTGGCGTCAGCAATCAAGCGGTCGCGGTTCATGCTGATGCCGTCGCTCGGGCGCAAAAAGCCCATGTTGCGGGCCTCCAAGGCACTGGTCGAGGTCTGGGCCAGCATAATCATCTGGAAGGCCCGCTTTACCCCTTCAAACAGGTCTATGTCGGGCCCGTAGGCCGCAAGCTCCTGGGTAAAGCGGAAGAGCAGCTCCTTGGTGCCACCACCGCCCGGCAACAAACCCACCCCGGTCTCGACTAGGCCCATATAGAGCTCGGCGTGGGCCTGAATGGCGCTAGCGTGCAAGCTAAACTCGGCCCCGCCCCCCAGGGTAAGCCCGAAGGGCGCCGCCACCACCGGGAAAGGCGAGCGGCGCAGGCGCAAGGAGGTCTGCTGGAAGCGGCGGGTGGCCAGCTCGAGGTCGTCCCAGGCCCCTTCCTGCACGGCCATCAGCACCAGCGCCAGGTTGGCCCCGGCGCTAAAGGTGCGGGGGTCTTCATGCCCGATCACCAGACCGGCGTAGCCATGGGCATCCACCCAGTCCAGCGACTTGTGCAGCCCGGAGATCGAGCCCTCGCCCCAGGTGCCCATTTTGGCCCGGTTTTCGAAGAGGGCCACCCCGTCGCCCAGATCTAATAGGGCATACTCCTTCCCCTCCAACAGGGTCTTACCCGCAGCCTTGAGCGGCTCGAGGCGGATCACGCCTTCCTCTGCTGGAATGGGGTGGTACTGCCCATCGAAGCCCAGGTATTGCCCGTCCTTGTAGAAGCTCCCTTGGGCTTTTTGCAGCAGCTCGGGCTCGGACAGGCCCAGCTCGGCAAAGCCCTTGCGCAAGTAGTCCAGCCCCACCGCGTCCATGTTCTTGAAGGGGCCCTGCTCCCAGGCAAAGCCCCACTCCAGCGCCCGGTCTACCGAGACGATGTCGTAGGCGATTTCCTGGGCTTTCTCGAGGGCATAGTGGGCGTTAATCAAAAACAGCTTGCGGGCGAAAGCCCCGTACTTGCCGGGCAGCTCGCTTACGCGCTTCAAACGCTCGTTGAGGGGCAGGTCTTTGATGGCCGCTATCTCATCCAGGCGCAGCTTCTGCTGGGGCTTGTACTCGCCGCTGGTGTAGTCGTAGGTGTAGATGTCCTTGCCCACCTTCTTGTAGAAGCCAGCCCCGGTCTTCTCGCCCAGGTGGCCCTGCTGGATGAGCTGCTCCACCCAGTCGGGCATGCGGAAGTCTTCGCCGGTGGTGTGCGAAAGTTCACTGGAAACCAACTTAAGCACATCCAGGCCGGAGATGTCGCCGGTGCGGAAGGTGGCGCTCTTGGGGCGGCCCATAAGGGGCCCGGTGAGGGCGTCTACCTCGTCGATGGTGAGGCCCTCCGACATCATCAGGCGCATGGCCTGGGTCATGCCGAATACCCCCAACCGGTTGGCAATGAAGCCAGGGGCGTCCTTGCAGATCACCGTGCCCTTGCCCAGAATGCGCTCACCAAACTGGCGCATGGTCTGTAGCACCGCCGGGTCGGTCTCGGGGGTGGGGATCAGCTCCAGGAGGTGCAGGTAGCGCACCGGGGCAAAGAAGTGGGTGCCCAAAAAGCGCTTGCGGAAGGCTTCACCCCGACCTTCCAGCAGGGTCTTCATGGGGATGCCGGAGGTGTTGGAGCTCACAATGGCCTTCGTCCCCAGGGCCTCGAGGCGGGCAAACAAAGCCTGCTTGGGCTCGGGCTTCTCGATGATGACCTCCACGATCCAGTCGCAGTCTTTCAGCTTTTCCAGCTCGTCAGTGGTGCCCAGCTCGATCAGGGCCGCCCGGCTTTTGTCCATAAAGCTGGCTGGCTTGCTCTTGAGCTGACGCTCGAGGCCTTTTTTGACCAGCTCGAGCTTGTCCTCCTGCCCCGGTA is a genomic window containing:
- a CDS encoding 3-hydroxyacyl-CoA dehydrogenase/enoyl-CoA hydratase family protein; the encoded protein is MRIKKIGVVGSGTMGGAIAALAASAGVPVVMLDIPGQEDKLELVKKGLERQLKSKPASFMDKSRAALIELGTTDELEKLKDCDWIVEVIIEKPEPKQALFARLEALGTKAIVSSNTSGIPMKTLLEGRGEAFRKRFLGTHFFAPVRYLHLLELIPTPETDPAVLQTMRQFGERILGKGTVICKDAPGFIANRLGVFGMTQAMRLMMSEGLTIDEVDALTGPLMGRPKSATFRTGDISGLDVLKLVSSELSHTTGEDFRMPDWVEQLIQQGHLGEKTGAGFYKKVGKDIYTYDYTSGEYKPQQKLRLDEIAAIKDLPLNERLKRVSELPGKYGAFARKLFLINAHYALEKAQEIAYDIVSVDRALEWGFAWEQGPFKNMDAVGLDYLRKGFAELGLSEPELLQKAQGSFYKDGQYLGFDGQYHPIPAEEGVIRLEPLKAAGKTLLEGKEYALLDLGDGVALFENRAKMGTWGEGSISGLHKSLDWVDAHGYAGLVIGHEDPRTFSAGANLALVLMAVQEGAWDDLELATRRFQQTSLRLRRSPFPVVAAPFGLTLGGGAEFSLHASAIQAHAELYMGLVETGVGLLPGGGGTKELLFRFTQELAAYGPDIDLFEGVKRAFQMIMLAQTSTSALEARNMGFLRPSDGISMNRDRLIADAKRRVLFMAPDFVPQPPAKIRALGKDALGNLRYALWQFQEAKQASEHDVVVGNAVAYVLCGGDGPAREVTEQDILDLEREGFLKLLGTKKTQERIAHTLKTGKPLRN